TCATCAAAACAATCCAGCCGCCCAAATAAGGGTATGGTGCGCGGCCGCTTCCTCCGGCGAAGAGCCTTACTCCATACTATTCACCCTCCTTGAGCATAAATTGTTTCAGACCTCATGGAATCTCAAAATGCTTGCTTCGGATGTTTCGGTCGACATGCTTAAAATAGCCAGCGAAGGGAAGTACGCAAGGAAAAGGGTGGATAAGGTTCCTCAAGCGATACTTAACAAATACTTTAATAAAACCGGGACCGGCGCCGACTCCGTTTTCACGGTCCAGGCGGATTTCCGAAAAATGATCCAATTCAAACGATTTAATCTCATGACGCCGGAGTTTCCATTCAAGCATCAGTTTGATTTTATTTTTTGTAGAAATGTCATGATCTACTTTGATTCGCCTACCAGAGAAAAACTGGTTGGCAAATTTTATAAATAT
The sequence above is a segment of the Nitrospinota bacterium genome. Coding sequences within it:
- a CDS encoding protein-glutamate O-methyltransferase CheR → MTEKLESIGEREFVLFRDLIYKESGITLNESKKALLEARLSKRMRGTGISSYKEYYDLVKKDKTGNELTLLLDVVSTNLTFFYREIKHFDFMNNVLIPELAARHQNNPAAQIRVWCAAASSGEEPYSILFTLLEHKLFQTSWNLKMLASDVSVDMLKIASEGKYARKRVDKVPQAILNKYFNKTGTGADSVFTVQADFRKMIQFKRFNLMTPEFPFKHQFDFIFCRNVMIYFDSPTREKLVGKFYKYLRSGGYLIVGHSESLTGLRHEYKYTIPTVYQK